From the genome of Etheostoma cragini isolate CJK2018 chromosome 23, CSU_Ecrag_1.0, whole genome shotgun sequence:
GATACAAAGTGATTGTTAAAGTGTCCAATTatgtcaattttgtttttaatttcaactgaatctacaaaaatatgttgtggGAGACCTGCAGACAAAGAATTGGAATCAGACAGAGACTTAATTTGCTTCCAGAATTTAGCGGGGTTATTGAGGttttcagacacattttttagATAGTAATCTGATTTTGCTTTTCTGTTCATGCTTGTGcatttatttcttaaagttCGGAAAGCAGTCCAGTCAGCAGTAGAATTTGTGGCTTGAGCTTTTCCCCAtgcaacatttctttctctgatcATATGACTTNNNNNNNNNNNNNNNNNNNNNNNNNNNNNNNNNNNNNNNNNNNNNNNNNNNNNNNNNNNNNNNNNNNNNNNNNNNNNNNNNNNNNNNNNNNNNNNNNNNNCAGGTGGGAAAGCAGGAGACAGGAAGTTAAACAAGACATCACATGGGAGAGCAGAGAAACTACAAAATATAAcaggaaaaactacaacagaaCCCCCCCACCATGACAGACGGCCTATATCTGCTTTTCTTCTTATTTGGAAATGATTCAACAGCCACTGATGGAACAAAAAGATCTGGATTTGGAAAAATAAGTCCCAGAACTAAAGAAAGATGGACTTTCCAGTAGTAGAGCAGGAGGAGGTCTGGAAGGGTCCCCTTTATTAACACTCAACACCTTTAAAGGTATTTGGGTAAGAAGATGTCTTAAAAAGCCCAAAAGTCAATTTAGGATTTTATCCCCAaaactcttttattttaaaagtcattttCTATCAAATAAATCACGTTTaacctcctgttgtcctcgggtctcatttgacacattttcaaaaagtttctatatcataaatttgggattctttcaaccaaatttagAAACCCAATAAGGTGGATGCTTCCCTTCAAACATTACTCTTCACAAGATAAGACAAAataattaccccccccccccccccccccccccccccccccccccccccccccccccccccccccccccccccccgatcacTGCTTTCCTTCTGAAGGGggtttattttgtgatttataaagtatTTGTGCAGTCTTTAATCTACcagacacattttctttgttgttgaactttttatttaaacattttaatccTTTTACGTAACATTGTCTGACAGatatataatagtaataaagCAATGACCGGCCATATAGGTCATAAAGAGGAGGAAAGACAAGAGATTAAACTAGAAAATTCTGCAgacattttaacagtgtgtctGCTACTTGCACATcttaataataaactaaaaataataaaagtgttacgtgtcttaacccttcagagaccTTATTAAAACCcatttaagacctttctgtttcccaggAACAGCTATGACGTAGCTAGCtctaaaccaaccagactccatttaaaaaaccaaaaacagtccttttagcgtgtatagagccaacatattttcacatgtaaatcagtaaagtatgtgtttatttcaaccaacactAAAGTtatgatggttggaaaagtgtagagaagaccaaaaacagcttttcatagttttatttggtttctgttgattctgaatgaagtgtgtgttgcgatgctaaaatgactgattatttacatggagtctggtgggtgtggTCCATCGTGACATCATGTTAGCTGACAGataactcttcttcttcttcttcttccttcctctcctcctcctctcccagtCTGTCTTCTATCAAACAGCTGTTGGTGTTGAGGTCTGAAGTCAGTTAGGAGTCAGTCAGTTGGTCAGTTAGTCCATCATGACATCATGTCAGCTGACCAATAACACCTCTTCTccttgttgctatggtgatttcCTCAGTGAAGAATCCAGatattatttttcaatgttttctatcGGCAGTTGGTGTTAAGAGCGCAAAAAGTTTAAGTCCGATAGACTCCATAGTTACATGTCTGCAACCGGCACaagatttcctacattttttacCAATAATGAAGTCTGAAGAGTgaaaactggaggagagagagacatttgtttGAGAAACTTTCAGAGAATCAtactgcagcccccccccccccccccccccccccccccccccccccccccccccccccccccccccctatctcTCCCcatccaccacatacacacacattagaaaATCTGAGCcggtctgaaaacgggacgataCGTAGACCGGGATTCTGGTGAAACCGTGCTAgatatctgaacgcccattcagcccaataaacgccaaagtcttgtcttcgggTTAatcttttaatcatgtttctacgttaaagtatggcgatacagcacggtcccaaagagggggggtTGGAGCGATGTTGAACGATTTCCCGAACATTTCCCATTAAAGTCTATGAGAAATCTTTCGCAGTTTTTTGGGGATTTCGTTAAAACCGCCcggcaaatctcttagaaaagtcatagcccctcattcccgatcattacacacgttttgatgtattgtgtgtgcgcgtgttggcAACTCATAATAAGTATGAGAAACGATACTCATTGCTCTGATTGCTGCTATTGCAGCACACTGAATAATCAAATGTACCACAGCGTCACCTCCTCGGAGGAGAAGCTCTGGCTCGGGATGGACTTGGACCGAGCCAGACCtgaaccagaaccagccagtCCACACAGAACCTAAACCATCAGCTGCCTgacattacatacattacatgtcatttagctgatgcttttatccaaatcGATTTACAGTTGCTatctatatatgtcagaggtccCACGCCTCTGGAACAACTAGGggtttagtgccttgctcagggacacattggttgatgtctAGTTGAGatattgcagtgggaatcgaacccggggcatgtgtcatatccactgcaccatgaCCCCCCCATCATCATGTTTGAGAGGGGCCGTCCACACCAAGATCCACaactttaaatttgtttttcatctctTCATTCATGAttcaaaagattacaaaaaaaactgaaaatattttagtaaaatatttcctaaaaaagtaagaaattaataaacattaaaattacTAATTCGTCAAGCAGAGTTAAGAGGTCCACACACAATGTTCACAATATATCAACAATTTCCACATTATTATTGACCCAGTGTCCATATTATTATAGAACTACTATGTTTTAAACCTCAGTTACACCATGTTAAGGAATTTcagttttacaaaagaaaagaaacattaggAGAAGGTAATAAGAACATGTATGAGTCCAGATGATCTAAGTAAGAGGTGGAGACTTTAAATGATCCAGATAACGTATGTATGtgagtctctcgttagcatcttgttagcatctcggaggctacttgtCAAACATCTCCGCTatttgttgcaaagtgacgcatgctaGACTCACAtcgggacacagagacactgaggagcCCCGAAACCAGATCCCAAACCCAGGATAGAGAGTCTGGGTGAATGTGGTGTTGAAGGTGTGGAggtggatcagtgagtcagaggagactgtgtagaaggacagagagccagcaggacagtccacatacactgctactctACCAGAGACAGGGGGGACGGAGACGGAGGTTTCTCTGTTATTGTGACGGACATAGtaaccaccatcatcatcagaGCAGACCAGACTCCAGGACTGATCATTAcatccaaacacacagtcatCACTTACTCCTCTCCTCCTGATTCCTCTGTAACTCACTGATATATGAACATCTCCTCTGGTCTGgacctcccagtaacagcgaccagtcagaccatctctacacagcagctgagACCAGGTCTCAAACCTCTCTGGATGACCAGGATATGGCTGATCCTCCTTCACTGATGtcaccttcctgttgttgtGAGACAGTTTGAGGTTCCTGTTCACCGTGTTGGTGTCGACTGTGAGTTCACAGGAATCTGACGGAGAGAACGAGACACAACACAGCTGCAGTTATTAACCAATCAGCTCtttggtgatgacatcacagggtTGAATGAGTGATGTCACAGTCTGaagaatgaaattaaaaacacacttacacttcCTCAGACCTGGTGTCAACCATCTGACTCCAGCAGGCTCCACCctgaaaggagggaggggggtcattacatcactctctcacacagctGGGTTCTGGTCTAATGGAGCGCTGGGTTCTGGTCTAATGGAGCGCTGGGTTCTGGTCTAATGGAGCGCTGGGTTCTGGTCTAATGGAGCGCTGGTTCTGGTCTAATGGAGCGCTGGGTTCTGGTCTAATGGAGCGCTGGGTTCTGGTCTAATGGAGCGCTGGGTTCTGGTCTAATGGAGACCTGGGTTCTGGTCTTATTTAGACAGTTTAATTTCCTTTAACTTCTTCCCTGGGATCTAACCTTTTACTCTTTAGGACATCGGGACATTTGACGTGTCCACCGTCCATAAAATGATGTCTTCATCATAGACTACATGTTACATAATGAGGACTTCagctggaagagagagagagagagagacagagagagagagagagagagagagacagagcgcgCAAGCCATATAATAGAAAATATTGCACATCAACAAATTTACAATTAATTTACACGACAACCAATCACATGTCTCCCTAAATACTCGTTAAATATGAAATCATCAATTAGTGTAACATAGGAtgttaataattgattaattgattattttgataaatattgaGATGAAGATTAATTATTCAGAATATTTGTTGATtggaaccaaaacaaatgttattgtaacATCGTCTGTTTCTAACTGATTCACATCCGGATCAGAGCCCGTTATCTACCAGACCAGATACCAACGGGGGTATGGGTCTCTACCAGACCAAATACCACCGGGGGTCTGGGTCTCTACCAGACCAAATACCAACGGGGGTCTGGGTCTCTACCAGACCAAATACCAACGGGGGTCTGGGTCTCTACCAGACCAAATACCAACGGGGTTCTGGGTCTCTACCAGAACAAATACAAACGGGGGTCTGGGTCTCTACCAGACCAAATACCACGGGGGGTCTGGGTCTCTACCAGACCAAATACCAACGGGGGTCTGGGTCTCTACCAGACCAAATACCAACGGGGGTTTGGGTCTCTACCAGACCAAATACCAACGGGGGTCTGGGTCTCTCATCCCAGGGCCCCTGGACATGTCTGCGCTGCTCTATTCTGCTCCAAGACGTTAGAGGACCAGAACCATGGCTGCCCGTCCCCTCGACCCACTAAGACCACGTCACACAGCAGGGAGCGTTGGAGTGGGGATGGATTTTTCACATGAGCCATGCAGCACCGgcaattgacattttaaacctCTAGCTAACTAGTCTGTCTAAAGAGGAGATTAATGCCTCATCCACACACTGCTCAAAGTGTGGAAAACACATTCagctttgtgctaagctaggctaaaccTGTCCTGGACCTCTCTCTGTCGAGTTGGTACTGATTTGATCCcaggaaagaggggaaaaaggaTGTTTCTTAAAACCACAGTCCAGTATCTGTCCAAACTACATCCATTATTAACAAAGGGAGTTATCATTTTAGTTCCTGGAGATGTTCTCCTTTAAATCTTCCTCCACTAATATCTCCTTCTTGTTGatcagtgtgtgtacctgagagTGTCCAGTCTCCAGAGAGGATCCTTCAGTCCCGCTGACAGCAGCTTCACTCCTGAGTCTCCTGGATGATTGtagctcaggtccagctctctcagatgggaggggttggagctCAGAGCTGAGACCAGAGAAGAACAGCCTTCCTCTGAGATCAGACAGCCTGACagactggaaacacacagaacaacacacaggaaGCCTCTGTCAACACGTGGAGCCATGTGctagttctttctttctttgttgtccAGGTTAATTTTAGTCCAGATTtagaataatctttaaaatcatcTGTGGTATTTAATTATTGAGTCTCAAAACTACTGCCAAAGTTTATCATATCAACAGACACAAAGCTACACGTCAGCTGTTTATCAACTAACAGAGTTTAAAGGTCAACAGTTCAACAGGTTAATGAATCCTGACCTGAGAGTCTCCAGagtgcagtgtggactcttcagtccatcagagatcagcttccctcctgaatcctgcaggttgttgttactcaggtccagctctctcagactagaggactgggagctgagaactgaggacagagcttcacagcttctctctgacaggttacagccacttAGTCTGGAGAGACAACAGGAAGGAAACAAGTTGTTTGTATTCAGTAGAGGATCTAGAAACTATAACATGGGGTGgcaagaggggggggggggggctagaggTCTTGGCAAGGTGGCATGTGTAGACGGTACGTAAGGATCCTGATATGTGAATGGCTTtaaccaaacacaaaaatactttagtagttattttttaatcatgtcCTTACACAggacaagtttaaaaaaaattcacaacAGGAATCAGtgctcacacaaaacaaagcttcaaattaaatcaaatcctCTTGGGTAAGAAGAGATTATAAAACAACGGATACCaactaaataaaagttataatcAAACTGGATTCATATTGTGGAGCAATTCACtctcaaaataaagaaaatcaacagaGAGGATGTGTAGTCCCTCCGTGTTAAACGTTAGCCAgtcatctttattttatttttattttttatttatgaaaacattGGGAACAATACCATAGTTGAATGTACATCACAATTCCAGTCTACAATCTGGACCAAAGTTTCGCATTCCCAACGTTCCCGTTTTTTAAGTATGGTAAGAAACACATTGGAACACAAAACAGAGGGTGCATTACTATGAGACTTATCTCCGatacatataaaaacagaaGGACGATACAAAAGTTGTCAATAAACGttacataaaatacagtacagtaaaaaaaaaacttagttaCCACTGTCTTGATAGCATTCAGGACAACATTCCTGtgtatttcaatttcaattttatttatagtaacaattcataacaagtattatctcaagacactttacagatagagtagatctagaccacgctccagaatttacaaggacccaacagttctagtaggttcctacagagcaagcaacagtgcgacagtggtgaggaaaaacttccttttagtcagaaacctcggtcagacccaggctcttggtcggcggtgtctgacgaccggttgggattagaatgaagagcggcggtaacagtcacaaaaaataaattaaataaattaaatagtagtttgtttgtagtagttctttgtagcaaaGCAGGGCACCGtgggcgttacaaggcacagcaggacgtagctgggcgtAGCAGAGTGTGGTAGGATGcaacatggcatcgcaggacgtgtagcgggaccatggcgacagctgctaccctgatttttggcgcctccctgatccgaggaaacatgctgggcgaaAACGAACAGagggactccggggaatgactccccagagctaggttagtaacaggcatttctgggacatggatgcacataaatggaaagatagatagaggagagaggaactcagtgtgtcaaaagaagtcccccagcagtctaaaactattacagcataactaacagagacagggtaaagagaggagcctggcaaggctagaactctccccaacctgatcccatccctctgtctagaggagatggggaggagagagagagagacccatccctctgtctagggGAGGTGGACAagagaaggggagggagggggagagagagagacatggtgTATTGAAATAAATTTAAGAGGATCGGGGGTCGATCGGCACTCAGGAAATGATCACACTGGACTCAGGTTAGACTGGTACAATATATGGCGTTTATTGTCAATCTCAACCCACAGTCCCTCACACTCGGttacacataaacagaaaacGAGGCTTACCGTCGCCAATAGGTGGAGAGCCAACACCCCGGTAGGTCCCCTGTGTAACCAGCTGGGCGTCCCGTACGCAACCCACAGCAGACTCTACCGAAGTGTGGGAACCCCCTGCTCTTTATATCATTTACCAACAGCAGATTGCATGTGAGCCCGGCGGGCCAAGCCGGACTCCCAGGCATCCACCCTTCCCAACTAGAGCACTTGGCACGGCCTCCTGTTATTGTAAGCACCACCAGGCACTTCTGGGGGAAAGTGATAAGTAATCATCATGGTAGCCTACTACCAGGCACCTCTACAAGTGTTTCATAAGATCTTATATAAGTGTCCCAGATAAATACAATGGTTACACAAGCACCTTcggattaacacacacacttacatacctTATTTGTGAATTGATCAGAGCAACACCAAACAGTGATGATTTTACTATCACACATGGCCATCCCACTGTCTAGCGGAGGtggctatgagagagagagagagagagagagagagagagagagagagagagagagagagagagagagagagagagagagatttttgatttttaagaaacatttatttaccaAATAAATAAGACGTTCTCCAAGTCTTCACCAAAATGTCATTGCtttacaaatgcacaaaaaaaaatattaatatcaaacactaacacagaaacacagagtgGAAGACGAGCTCCCCCCCCTGTACCGAACACACCGCCGTGGTGAAACACCTCTGGTCCACAAAACCCTGAATGTCCCCCATCAAAGACATGAAGCGGAAGTCCACCCACACCCTGGCCTTcaccagacagacaaacatgtcCGTCAGCCCTCGGCCGGACACGTTGTCCACCTGGTTCTTTCTGCTTCTATATATAGAGAGTTTGGCCTGACCCACAATAAAATTCAACAGTTGCCACTTCTTCGCATTGTGTTTGTTGTAGCCAgcaccaaaaataaaagcagactcAGTAAAAACCTCCCCACAGTCCAGAAACACAGTCCTCAACATAGTAAAAAGAGGCCTCAGCCTGAGACAGTCCAGGTAGCAGTGCACAATGGTCTCGTCGAGGGGACAGAAGGGACACGAGGAGGACACGGTGGGATTAATCCTGGCCAGAAAGACATTCACCGCCAGAGCCCCGTGGAGGATCCGCCACTGCAGGTCTCCAGACCTCTTATACAGCAGAGACTTATACAAGAGCCTCCACACCGGCTTCTTGTCTGGGGGCAGTCTGTCCGTCCACACCAGGTCCTTCCTCCCACACAGAGTCTTCCTGTGGATGGCCAGAACACAGTACTTATAAAATCCCTTTCCAGTTTGCATGTGCAGGTCCACAACAGAGGCTAACACACGCCGTGCTGATGGGCCAGCGGGCTCAGTTAAAAACCCAATGTCAGGAAAGGGGTCAGTGGAATCAGGGGTGTCAGACCCAGTAAAATAGTCCCGCAGCATCTCAGATTCCACTGCTTCCAATCTCTTAGTCCATTCAGTCAATAAAGCTCTGGTTTGGCGGGCCGAGCTCAGGCCCAGCAGAGAGGCCACTGCCTCCGTGTTCAGGAACCCGGGACCAGCAGCTTCCACGATCCCCCTCAGCGTCGTCACTCCAGCCCTCGTGAGCCTCTCGGTAAGACCTGGTCTGCCGCCATCTTGGAGGTCAAGCCGGGCCCCCCAAACCAGAGGCTCCTACGGGAGGCAAAAACCCCTGTCCACTAAAAACAAAGACGCATCAAGCCCCAGACCCGCTACCCCCCTTAGAATGGTACTGGCTACGGGCCTCCAGAcgacatcatcatcaccacatAAAAAAACGCTGTACAAACTGTAATCTAAAAGCAGCGGTCCGGCATAACAAATCAACCAAcccttgccccccctcctcctttggcaaaaataaaatacactgcGGAACCCAGTGCAAACCATCCCAGATAAAGTCCAGAATGATGGACTGTAACTTCTTTAGCAGACCAGCTGGGGGCTCCATACATTTGAGCCTATGCCAGAGGCAGGATGCGACCAGATTATTAGCAACCAGCACCCTGCCCCTGTAGGAGAGGTGGGGAAGCAGCCACCTCCACCTACCCAACTTCCCCTCCACCTTATCAACCACCCCATCCCAATTCAAGGCCATGGTGGTGTGATCACCCAGGTAAACCCCCAGGTACTTGAAACCCCCCCTCTTCCAGGACAACCCACCTGGAAGCCGAGGGAGACCTCTAGCCCATCTCCCCACAGCCAAGGCCTCACTTTTGGCCCAGTTCACCTTGGCAGCCGAGAGTCTATGAAAAACTGTGACAATGTGTCCCAAAACGTCCACATCCTGCTGGTGCCGGGTGAAGATGACGATGTCGTCTGCATAGGCCGAAACAGTAAAACGAGAATTAAAACCAGGTAAAATGAGGCCAGTGATAAAAGAGCGGACATTGTGCAGCATTGGCTCAATGGACAGAGCATACAGCATCCCTGACATGGAGCAGCCCTGTCTGATCCCCCGGGTCACCGGGAAAGGCTTACACAAGCCTCCATTAATCTTCAGCACACTCTCAACATTCTCATATATGACCTTCATCTTGGCGATGAAACCAGGGCTGAGGCCGAACCGGGCCAACACTTTCCACAGGTAACGGTGCTCAACCCGGTCAAACGCCTTTTCCTGGTCCAATGAAACCAGACCAGTTTCCAGACCCGACAAACCAGAAACGGTCAAAATATCACGAATCAATGACACATTGTCAACAATGGACCTGCCAGGCACGCAGTATGTATGGTCCTTATGGATGATCCGGTCCAGCACCCGCTTCAGCCTGGTGGCCAGGACCCTGGACAGCAGTTTGTAGTCCGAACATAATAGCGAGAGAGGCCTCCAGTTCCGAATGTCTGTCAAGTCCCTTTTCTTCGGGAGGAGAGTCAAAACAGCCTGTCGGGAACTCTGAGGAAGGAAACCGACGGCAAAACAGTCTCTAAAAACATCGAGAACATCAGTTTTCATGTCCTCCCAGAAAGTCCTGTAGAACTCTGGGGGGAGACCATCGATGCCCGGGGCCTTTCCCCCCTGCATGCTTGTCGAAGCCCTGAACACCTCCTCCTCCGTCAGGGGCTCCTCAAGCTCCTGGTTATCATCTACAGAAACCGTGGGCAGTCCTCTGCAGAAACCATCAAAGGCCTCATACTCCGTCCTGTAGAGGTCGGAGTAGAACTCCACGGCTCTCTCCCGTATCCGCGATGCCGTGGACAGTTCCTGTCCACCTGCTGACCGCAGAGCGTGTATCACCCGGTTCTGACCGTTTTTCTTCTCCAGGCTGAAGAAGAACCTGGTAGGCGAGTCCATCAGGGCGGCGCTCTGGAACCGGGACCGGATCACAGCCCCTTGTGCCTTCAAGCCCAGCAGGTCCGCCAAAGCAGCTTTTTTGGACTCGAGGTCTGCGATGCAGCCTTGATATTTTGCGGACCCTGCAGAACTCTACAGGTCCACAATGGAAATCTCCAGATCCTTCATAGACTCAGTAATGCCTTGAGAAACGTTGAGAGTGTACTGCTGACAGAGCTGCTTGATGTCAGCCTTGCCAACGTCCCACCACTGCCTCAGTGAACTAAAATCACCCTTCGTCTCCCTAAAACCCTTCCAGAAAAACCTAAAAACATCCCTAAAATGTGCATCCAAAAGCAAAGCAGTGTTAAAATGCCAATATGCAGACCTAGGTTTtatattagaaataaaaacatcacaggacACACAGGAATGGTCAGAAAACCCAACAGGCCATATATAGCaccctttaaaaacattcagatggtgcttaaaacaataaaacttgTCCAACCTGGCCATGGTCAACCGGTTGTCCCTGCTGTGAACCCAGGTATATTGTCTCTGCTGTGCATGGCCCCCCCTCCAGACGTCAGCTAAGTTGTGGGTGACCACCAGATGCTGCATGGCCCTCTTAGAGGCAGCATGAGGCTCTCTGTGGTTCCTGTCCAGACCATCATCCTGCGTACAGTTAAAATCTCCTCCCACAAATTAATAGTCCTCTGGTTCACACTCACTTAAAACCTTACCgagctcttttaaaaaaagaactctaATAAAAACCAGATTAAAAAGCTCATACCGGGCCCGGACTACTAACAGTCTGCCCACCATCCTTTCCTCCACAGTGTGAGACACAGGTAGAAAGCTTTTGGCAAACAGGAGCGCTACACCCCCACTGGTGCTGCTAAAATGACTTAAAACActgctttgttttcaaaatggttGTCAAGTATTGCtttcttattgtttttagtCTTCTGGAGGAACTTTCTAATTTGCAGGACCGGGTACAGCTCACCCTGCATCGAGCCCCCAGAAAACTGCGAGTCAGTTAGAGGCTGACTGACACTAGGACagacctcttcctcctccaccacctcctcctccatcatctcctcctcctcctccctcactGACACCTTTTTGGCCTGAGAGACCATTTTCTTGTCCCTTTGTTTACGTTTCCTCGCAGACAAACTAAGCACAGTGTCAGTCTCACCCCTAACAACCTCAGTGGTAGTCACCGCGTCCCCCGCTTAAACATCAGGGACCACAGGCCCCATCAGTGACCACAGTCGGCCCGGCCCCAGACCCGACTAGAGACCGACCCCCATCCTCCTGTCCCATCCGAGGCCGAACCTAGTCAACCTCAGGCTGAACCACAGGCCGGTCCCCACCCTGAACCGGTTCACCATTACCCCTGTCATTTTCAGCTCTTGTCACATTTTTTCCCGGGCAGGCTCTGACTAAATGTCCCTCCCCCCCACAGCCAAAGCATTTAACTGTCCACgaatttacaaagacaacataATCAAAACCATCAACATTGAGCCTGAATACCAGATTCAGCTCCTCATCTTTGTTATTCAGGATCATCAGCACCTGTCTCCTGTGAGACACGACATGTCTCAGCAGAGGAGACCTGCAGCCTGACGGCAGCATCTTGAACGGGGACACTATCTTGCTGTACCGGCTCAGCTCTCTCTGCAGGACGTCGTCCCGGATGAACGGCGGGATGTTGGACACGGTGACTCTAGTAGCCGGTGTAGTTAACGGAGTCACCGAGACCAGCGCGTCATTAATAACGAGCCCCGACTCCACCATAGCGTTAGCTTTGTCCACGCTATCAACAAACACCACGACCGCTCCGTTCATCCGGGCGGCCGACCTGATGCTGCCGTGGCCGACTACCTCCCCCACGGCCAGGCTGCACTCCTCCACCGAGCACGGGAACCCCGGAGATACTTTGAACCCGTGCTTACGGCTCAGCGTGGTGAACGCCATGCCGGTGGCGgagccgcacacacacacacacacacacacacacacacatacaaactccCCACAAACTCCCGAAAAGCCGCACCAACAATCAAAACAGCGACACAACCACGAGCACACACACTATCTACACCATATACGTTAgtaaaaagttagaaaaatgtTAGTAAATACTCACAAAAACAACGTCTCCATTCACTCTCAGCACACCACTCACTCCATGCTtccactcagagagagagagagagagagagagagagagagagagagggagagacagagagagacatgaccaTCCCACTGTCTAGCGGAGGtggctatgagagagagagagagagagagagagagagagagagagagagagagagagagagcgctccAGGACtatcctgagccagccctaactataggctttaGAGGGGAGTCTTAAGCctacggtgtctgcctcctggacccagactggaacctggtcccacaggagaggagcctgatagctgaacactctggctcccgttctgcttttagagactctaggaaccaccagtaaccctgcattctgggagcgtagtgctcttgcaggg
Proteins encoded in this window:
- the LOC117939040 gene encoding uncharacterized protein LOC117939040, yielding MAFTTLSRKHGFKVSPGFPCSVEECSLAVGEVVGHGSIRSAARMNGAVVVFVDSVDKANAMVESGLVINDALVSVTPLTTPATRVTVSNIPPFIRDDVLQRELSRYSKIVSPFKMLPSGCRSPLLRHVVSHRRQVLMILNNKDEELNLGGPCTAETIYLGFLCVVLCVSSLSGCLISEEGCSSLVSALSSNPSHLRELDLSYNHPGDSGVKLLSAGLKDPLWRLDTLRVEPAGVRWLTPGLRKYSCELTVDTNTVNRNLKLSHNNRKVTSVKEDQPYPGHPERFETWSQLLCRDGLTGRCYWEVQTRGDVHISVSYRGIRRRGVSDDCVFGCNDQSWSLVCSDDDGGYYVRHNNRETSVSVPPVSGRVAVYVDCPAGSLSFYTVSSDSLIHLHTFNTTFTQTLYPGFGIWFRGSSVSLCSVWTGWFWFRSGSVQVHPEPELLLRGDLNTNSCLIEDRLGEEEERKEEEEEEELSVS